In Chitinophagaceae bacterium C216, the genomic stretch ATGGGTCCTTCCGGAAGTGGAAAAAGCACCTTAATGAACATTCTAGGTTGTCTTGACAGTCCCACATCCGGTACTTATATATTAAACGGACACGATGTAAGCAAGATGGCAGACAACGCACTTGCTGAAATCAGAAACAAAGAAATAGGGTTTGTATTTCAACAATTCAACCTATTACCCCGACTTACAGCGCTCGAAAACGTGGCACTACCGCTGATTTATGCGGGCGTGCCCAAAAACATACGTAACGAAAAGGCTATGCATGTACTAGAAATGGTAAACCTAACCGAACGTAGTCATCATAAACCTAACGAACTCAGTGGTGGTCAATGCCAGCGGGTGGCAATTGCCCGTGCATTGGTAAACGACCCTTCTTTAATTCTTGCTGATGAGCCAACAGGCAACCTCGACACTAAAACCTCCTACGAAATCATGGACATTTTCAGTAACATTCACAGCAGAGGGAATACTGTAGTTTTAGTGACACACGAAGAGGATATTGCCCGCCATGCTCATCGTATCGTACGCTTGAGAGATGGAGTTATCGAAAGCGACGAAAAAGTGGAAGACCACGTTCATTCATAAAAGTAATGTGTATATGCGATTCTCAAATTCTATATACTCTACTATTTCTATACACTCTACTAACAATCTTAATAACTTAAGCTCTCTAATCTAACACCGCATGGCACACAAGATTTATACAAAGACAGGAGACAGAGGTAGAACCACCCTTATAGGTGGAACTAAGGTAAACAAAGGCTCTGATCGCCTAGAAGCGTACGGAACTATAGACGAACTGAATGTCCACATCGGACTCTGCAAGGACCTTATAAAGGACAAAAAATGCATGCAGGTGCTTGAAGTAATTCAGGACAAACTGTTCATCATCGGTTCAGAGCTAGCTTGTGATCCATTCAAAAGCACAAAAATGTCGCTCCCCGATGTTTATGAAAGCGATTGTGCATTCTTAGAAAAAGAAATCGATCGCATGGATGAAGTATTAGAACCACTAAATGCTTTCATCTTACCGGGTGGGCACAGCACTGTATCTCAAGTGCACATTGCACGCTGTGTATGCCGCAGAGCAGAAAGATGTTGTGTGCGCCTACAGGAAACAGAACCCGTTCCTGCAATTATTATCAAATACCTTAACCGATTAAGCGATTATCTCTTCGTCTTGGCAAGATATACAGCCGCTCGATTAAAGGTGAAGGAGGTGCTGTGGAAGCCTAAAACCGTCGTTTAACTACCAAGAACCCAACAAATATTTACTGACGTCGGATTAACATATACTATATATGAACAATCCGAGGCAGTATTGTATTGGATAAATACAAACATTTATTCAATATAATTACTAAAACTGGCTTAAATATTAACAACAACAGATTTTAATACGCTATGAGCCCTGCAATTCAACATAGTTTTTATTATATTAGCCCTCCAAAAAAATAAATTGCGATGTCATATCCTTTTCAGATCAAATCCTTGGATCAATACCATGCGGATTATAAGCGCAGCTTGGAAGATCCCGAGGGATTTTGGAGCGAGGTAGCCGATTGCTTCGAATGGAAAAAAAAGCAGCCTTTTAGTAAAAGAGTTTTAGAATGGAACTTTACAGAACCTCGGGTAAAATGGTTCGAAG encodes the following:
- the yvqK gene encoding Corrinoid adenosyltransferase, whose product is MAHKIYTKTGDRGRTTLIGGTKVNKGSDRLEAYGTIDELNVHIGLCKDLIKDKKCMQVLEVIQDKLFIIGSELACDPFKSTKMSLPDVYESDCAFLEKEIDRMDEVLEPLNAFILPGGHSTVSQVHIARCVCRRAERCCVRLQETEPVPAIIIKYLNRLSDYLFVLARYTAARLKVKEVLWKPKTVV
- the yknY gene encoding putative ABC transporter ATP-binding protein YknY, translated to MGPHELPVLKGISLDIYKNEYVALMGPSGSGKSTLMNILGCLDSPTSGTYILNGHDVSKMADNALAEIRNKEIGFVFQQFNLLPRLTALENVALPLIYAGVPKNIRNEKAMHVLEMVNLTERSHHKPNELSGGQCQRVAIARALVNDPSLILADEPTGNLDTKTSYEIMDIFSNIHSRGNTVVLVTHEEDIARHAHRIVRLRDGVIESDEKVEDHVHS